A region of the Fulvia fulva chromosome 7, complete sequence genome:
AGGTCGTTAGGCCCTAGGTCtatctcgggtctctttAAGGGTTGTTTCTTACGTTTCGTATTACTACCTCGATTGCTATATTTATCGTAGTGCTTGTTTGTCGTTTGAGCGCCTTTAGTCCCCCGAGCAGTTCGCTTATTACTCCTTTTAGTACTCTCTCCGGAAACCTCCCTTCTtctaccgctactatctcttccgccttcttatagagcgtcctctactcgtctcccccttactctcggtcgtctactgccgtcgtcgtcgccgTTTTTATCCCCTTTTAGGCCCTCTTTTATAGGCTATTAGTAAATGATAGGTGACTTAGGTAGTATGACTCGATATTTCGGCTATATTACTAACCTCTACGCGAAGTCGCTACTACTAGGAGAGTTATCTAATCGGGACCTAAAGGAGCTAGAACTAAAGACGGAGGAGGGCGTATTCGCGGTAGTAGAGGCGTTCTAGTATACTCGTAGTGctattagtaagctatataATGTAATAAAGTAGATAAGGGCTTTAATATAGAGGTTAGACGAGTTTAGAGAGGTAGTAGGAGGTAAAGGGTTAGAGGAATTTAATAACCTTAAGGCGAGTAAGGAATGCCTAGGATAGCGTACGTAACGGCGCTAGTACTTATCTAAGCCTATCTATTAGCTCGGGAGCTTCCCGTTAATATACCGAACAAAAGCCGTTATCGTTATTCTCCTACCTATTCACCTCTTTTACTAACTTATTATCCTATAGCTTATTTAAGACAACTCTACGCGCTAGAACAGCTTCTATTATATAATCGGACGTGCTATCACTATTAAGGAACGTATTAACACCTTCTACTTCTAAAACAGGGACGATCCTACTATTAAAAACAATACGCCCTCGACTACTAACTAGTATCAACTCGATAGGCTATATAACACGCTATAGGTCTTCGAGATTACGACTATAGACACCTAGGGCGAGCAGAAACACCTCTTCGACTAGTATCCGACTCTCtactttatacttaataccCTTAACGCCTATAATACCGAGTATAAGTAGGAAACCGAGAAAGACGATTCCTTCGATTATCTCTCGAAATGCTACGAAGCCTCGTAGTAGAAGGTCGAGAAGTACTTCTAAGCCGTAGACGATATACCTATCTACTACGCCGTAGTAATACTAAACCCTATATTGAAACACGCGTAGTTTAAAGACCTCTAGAGCGCCGGTACAAAAGATTAGTAGTCTTAGATTAAGAGTACGAAAGTATAGGCGATAGATATCTAGGAGACGTTCTATAAACCCGCTAGCTAGATTAATACCTCTACGGATACCGTAATACCTCTAAAGAAGCGGAAGGGGAAGAAGAAGTAGTTATAATCGCAATCGTAAGCTATAGAGACTTAAACATAGCCTATTATTAAGGCCGATAGCGAGGACGATCTTTAAGCTAATCTGTCGAAGTTTAAGCGCCGTAAGATTGCGGACtttattaaataggtacgagttacgtagtagtagaagacggcggattatacgaaagacgaagaaggacctaataggatagcgtgtatctatatatagtatcgctagtattagtataggtgttttaggagggacagctatacttaggacttgactagtaagccctgattactaatccccctaagtaCCTAATGTTAACCCTATgacctatatattcttaacaGACTTATTTATACTAATACTAAGGGTTAACTTATTCGAGCGCTACCTATTACAAGCTTATAAGCCTGATCTACACGCCGGCAAGTCACTAAATAAGATTAAGGACTAGAAGATAGCCCTATACGACGTGCTTAGATACTAGTACGTACGCCGAGATATAGAGCCTAAGCTAGTACGATTTGCCTTCGATACACTAGTACTACCGCTTATAAGCGATACTCTAGAGCgtagctttagtactagccgTAATATGATATACTATCGAAGATCATAGCTCGAAGACCTCGTTATAGAGGCCTATAGTTACCTCCGTAACTAGTACGGACCTCTAGGTAAAGGCGAAGATGTGGACAGTAAGGAGACGATAGTTACGGACTACAACACTAACTTTAACAAGCGGACGATTCAGCAATAGTAGGAGGTATTAGAGAATGAGGTGAATGAAGAGGTATAGGCAGGACCGAGTAATAGTAACAACACCTTGTAAACTATATCCACCTTTCTATTTAGGAAGGAGGTAACCACTGGTATGCTAATGGTGAGCCTAATATTCAGTTGGTTATTGGTTAGTAAGGCTCAAAATTTACCGGTAACTATACTAGTACGCTCACTGGGCCTTTCTATGTCAGAGTCGTCTCTAGTCGGATCGGTAATTCTATCTCTTTTGTTTCTTTTCTTTGATCTTTTAGTTACCCCTGCTAGTGGGTCTTCTGCTAACATTATTTCGAACAAAGATTCTTTGCCTTTCCTACGCCTTACCGTCACGCCTTGTCGTTCTAGAGCTTCGATGCCGAACGGATCTGAGTCGTCCCTTAGTTCATCTAGCGTATCTGCGGGTGTGCCGCGGCTTAGATATCCGGGATCTGCAATTTCCTGAACTTCTCGCCCTGAGGGCGTGTCTGGTTCATCTATTCCTTCAATTCTTTCGCCTTTTGTTACTAGTGGGGACTCAACATATTCTCCGAATTCTTCGTCCTCGCCTTTTTCTCCTTTCCTTAGTGGTAAGTCAACGAATTCTCCGAATTCTTCCTCTTCTTGGTTGTGTTTTTCATCTATAAATTCTTCATCAGTGTCACAGTTTTCTTCTTGATCATTTTGGTTCGAGTCTAAGTCATGGCTTTTTTTACTTACTCCCCCTGAGTCGGACTCGTCATAGTCCTGCTAATTACTGTCTTCATTAATTGCGTTGTTGTTAAGTAGTAGATCGTCGATGTCGCTGTCTAGACCGGAGTCGGAGTCGAGGTGTTCATCGTTATCAACGTTGATGCGAGCCTGCATTTTCTTACGGATCTCCTGCTGCTGGGTTTCCCCTTTACGCCTTTCCTGTCCTTGGACTTTATGGACTTTCATGTGACCGTTTTGTCCATAGTAGGAGCAGCGTGCTGCTCTACGTCTCTTCGAGCAGTTGTTACATAGGAATTCGCCGTTGCAGGGCTGACCTTTGAAGTTTGCTTTTGTCTTTATGCACTGGTAGCACTATGGCGTCTCGTCTGTGTTGTCGTATTAGCTAGTTTCGTCCTGCCACTTGCTCGAGTCTGGTTAGTGCCAGTGGCTTTCCACTTCGCTGACCTCGTAGATGCACATGCCCCCACGTTTGATGCACCGTTGACATGGTCTTCCGCCGTTATAGGAGCGTTTCTTGTTCGTCTTCAGGTTCGAACAGTGGAGATTCTGCACGGTCTTGTTCGTGAACTGGTCTATTCAGTCCTCCGCTCATTTCATGTCGTGGGTTGTGTTGTGGCGAGTTACCGGGAGATCCGTCTTTAATCAGATCTTCCATTCTTCCGTCCTCGTCCCTATTATCGCGTATGGCGCTATTGTCGTTGTTATCTTTATGGTCGTCGTCTGCGTCTAGGTTATCATCTTCTGTATCCGAGTCCGATGATTCGCTAGAAGAGTCTTCTTCTAATTCAGGCCTTTCCGCTTCTTCCTCTTCGTTAGGAAGTCGGACTTCTCGTGATAGATCATTATGTGGATCATCCAACCCTTCGCCGTCGTCTATGCGAGCGACTGAAATTCTTTTAACTTCGTCCTTATCTGGGTTGTAGATGCGGTATATAGATTCGCTCTCACATCTGACAAAATAGCCTAGCTATCCTCGTGGAGTTACGAGTTTGCTTTTCCCCTTTCGCTCAGGGTCTTCGTGTTGTATAGTGACATAAGTTCTGCTACCCTAGATCCGCTCTCGTGAGAGATTAGGTCGTTGTCCCGTAAGTGTCTCGAAGGGGGTCTTCTTATTTTTGAGCGCGCGGGTTGGTGCCCGGTTTTTGAGCCATACAGAATGTATCCACGCTTCTAGCCACAGCTTTTCAGGTGCAGTACTGTTCCTTAGCATTTCTTCTATCCTACCTTCGATAATTCGTTCTATTCTTTTAGGTAGAATATGCTCGTATATTATAGCAGCTGTTCGTTCTCTTTCCGTCCGGAACTGTCTTTCGGATACTCCGTTCTAGTACTATAAGTATGCTGCGGTGTATTCGATGCTGATTCCTTATAGAGCGCACCAAGCTTGGATTTCGTTATGGATGAATTCATTGTCAGTTCGAACTCTTCGGACCTTAATATCGTGTGTTCGTTCGATTTGTCGTATAAGGTCGATAACTAGCGTTTTGACTTCGCCCCGTCGTGAGTATGGTTTTGCCTAGGTGTATCGTGTAGCATTATTAGTAGCAGCAATAGAGTTCCTAATATCTCGCTTCTTCCTATAGAGCCCCTTTACTGAATATGGGCCCCAGGAGTCTAGGTGAATTAGATCTCCTGGTTTCTTGTACCTGCGTGTAGCTGGGTCTCGAGGAATTTTAACGATTGCTCTCGTTGTTGCACAGACTGGACATATAGTTCCTAGTTTCTCGCGTACTTGTTGGTTAGTGAGGTTTATGCCTTCGCTTACCTTCAGAAGTCGTCGCATGTTCTCTACGCCTAGGTGTCCTAGCCGTCTGTGCCACATCTAAACTGGATCACGGAAATCTATCGTGCTGATTACCATTAGTGGTCTTACTCCCCCTAGTACTGTAATCTCGATGGCTCTCGAGCAATTGTGGCGATTCTGCGTTTTGCGTGGGGTTTCTTTTACTCCCCCTGGACGCGCAACTTCTGGGAGTTGCGTGGTCATCTGTATCTCTGGTCTGTCGTTGAGTGGATTGCACTCTACGACGTACAGTCCGTCTCGTTCGATGGCCTGGCCAACGACTGTTCCATTGGAGTCTGCGATATTGACTCGCCCGTCTGTCCATGTGCCCCGTAAGTTCCCGACTTTTCCCAGTTGGGACATGGATATAATGTTGCATCTCAACTTAGGTGAGTATGCTACTCTAGTCAGTAATATTTCGATTGGTTCTCTACTTGGAGTCCATGTCGTGAATGCGATTGTTCCTCCTCCTTTGATATGGAGTGCTTTGTTTTCGCCGGCATTGGCGATGTCTACTTCAAATTCGTGATAGTCAACGAACCACTTCAAGTCTTTAACACCGTGAGTGTTTGCGCTAGAGTCAAGAATCCATTTGTCGCGATTAGCAGTACGAGAGTTAGATATAAGCATGGTACACCGAGATGGAGGGCGATTTTCTTTATCGCTCTCGCCGCCATCTGGTTGTTCAAAATCAACGCGCCCCTTGTCCTCAACGCTCCCCCTTAAGCATTTGTTTTTCTTATTCTGGTTGCTGTTAGCTTGAGGTTGATTGGGGAGCGCGGGGGACTTACTTCGAGTCTGTGAAATTTTAGCGTTGAGCTTTCGGTCGAACTCATCGGCGTTGGCTGTAGTCATGGATATGATGCGTCTCGTGGTACCAGTGCTGGTCTTGGATACTTCGGCTCTTTTCGATGGGGTGAACCGTTGATATATTCGGGCAGCGTATTCCTCTGCAGACAACTTCAATTCTGGGTGGGCTTGCCAGCATCTCTCCGTCGTATGTCCCTTTTTTCCGCAGGTGTCGCAGCTTCGTTGAGGAGCCGAGAAGGCGTTGATGCTCTTTTTGGCCCTTTTGCGAGACTGTAGGTCGGATTCGAAGGTAAGGAGGCGGTGCGTGACCGTTTGTAGGTCAAGGTTTTGTCCCAGTTAGTGTGTTGTGTCCTTGAAGAAATGGTATTGGTCCACGAAGGCTTCGTATTCCCCGGATAATCCTCGGATTAGTTTGTCGATCACCATATCGTCGTCGCAGGTGCCCCTAGCTTCTTGGATATCAAGGCGTGCGTTTTCTACATCGTTAATGTAGGTTTGCATTGTGCGGGAGTTTGAGATGCTCAGTCGTTCGAAGGTAGCTCGTACGAGTTCTCTCGCGCGTACTGGCGTGAGCGAGTATTGTATTCTAATCCATTGGAAGGCAACATAGGGGTCTGTGAAGCCGAGGAGTCTTCCTCGAATAGACGAGTCAACCTAGTATACGAGAAGTGCTATTGCTAGTTCTATCCGTTTGGTGAACTTTTCATAGAGTTCTAGATCGAACTTCTACATAGCGAGACGGAAGCTGGCGTTGTCTGGTTTGGCGGCGTCCCTGCTGCCTTCGGCCTGGGTGCTTCCGTTGAGTATATTATCGGGAAGTACTGAGGAACGAGTCTTAGAGGTTCTTTCCTTTTTGatcttcttgacgacttcggATTCTTCTGCGGCTTTGGAGCCTCCGACATTGTTAGGTGCAGCTGTAGATGTCGGTGTTCCGAAGCCGTAGTTAATAGGGTCTAGCTTTTCTGCGATTTCGGCCCCTCCTGAGAAGTAGCTCCAGAGTCCTTTGGCTTGGGCTACGACTTGGAAATTGCGAAGCCACCGAAGCATGTTCGACGGTCCTCGCAGTACCTAGAGGTTGACTCCAGTACTGTTAGTGAGGGCGCTCGGGTTAGTGTTATCGGTGGTAGTCATAGTAAAGAGTGGTGAAGGTTCAACGAGGGTCGAAGGTTGTCTAAGCGCTTGCGGTTAGAGCtcccgggctcataacctgttgaATCTTGGAAGGGTGATTCTATTAAGTCCTGTAAGAGGACACTACTTATATAATCGTTGATTACAAATTGATTGAAAATAGTTAGGACCTCAAGCAAAGGCCCAACTAATTGAGCCCCTATCTGGGTCTGCCTCCGGCAGCCCCGAGCGCCACCTAATCTCGGTGCCTGAGGCTCCTCAAAGGATCCTTTCAACACCGTTCGAGGAGAGATAAGGATGGGTGATGCATCGAGACACAACAAAGCATACTGCCTTTTGGGGATGTTCAATACTTAGATGCCGCTTGTGCACGGTGAAGAACGGGATTCGTTTAAGCGCTTCTTGAGGGCAGGAGAGGGGAAGGAGGGGGATACAGAAGCGGGTGTACGACATATACCATCTCCAGTACGACCGTCGACTAAGCGAATTTCACGTGCTGCATTAGTCGGCGCTTCGACCACTTTTGGCCACTCGCCCGTCCCAAGAGTGCATGATCGACGACATCGCGTATTGTCGTCCTTGTCGTGTGGGTGAAACTGTAGAGCAATATAGCCGGGACATGTTCATGAAAGACACTGTCACATGTACAGTGTTGCTACAAATCTTCCGGATGTGTATAAGAGGTGGTAGGTACCTATATGCGATGGGAATGTACCTGACTTCCCTCAACGCTGCCTCTATCATAGTCCATTCTGAAAATTTGCAATTATGGTTTCCTTCACTACTGTCCTCCTAGCCGCCGCCACTGCCATGAGCGCAGCAGCGCACTCAGTTGAAGAGTCTGAGACCATCAAGAAGATCCCCACCATCCTCTCCAAACGTCAAGGCCTGGCGACGGGTCAAGGCACATCAAATGGCTGGTTCTACTCCTGGTGGGCCGACACCACTGGCTCGCACGTTTACAACAACGGTGCAGGTGGCTCTTACGATATTACCTGGTCTGGCTCTGGTAATCTTGTAGGCGGGAAGGGATATCGGACTGGTGCTGCTCGGTTTGTCCACGTCCTTCATCTTGAGAAATTCCAGGCCAAAACTGACTTCATACTAGCACCATAACCTACTCCGCCTCCTTCAACCCCACAAACAACGGCAACGCCTACCTGACCGTCTACGGCTGGACACGCTCTCCCCTCATCGAGTACTACATTCTCGAAAACATCGGCGAATACAACCCCTGCAGTGGCAAGACCATCCTTGGCACAGTGTCGAGTGATGGGGGTGTATATGATGTTTGCAAGAATACCCGCAGGAACGCGCCGAGTATCGACGGGACTGCGACGTTTGAGCAGTTCATTAGTGTGAGGAGGAGTAAGAGGTCGAGCGGAAGTGTGACGACGGGGAACCATTTTGAGAAGTGGGAGCAGCTTGGGTTGACGTTGGGGACGAGTTTTAATTATCAGATTATGGCGGTTGAGGGGTATCATAGTGCGGGTTCT
Encoded here:
- a CDS encoding Endo-1,4-beta-xylanase B, which gives rise to MVSFTTVLLAAATAMSAAAHSVEESETIKKIPTILSKRQGLATGQGTSNGWFYSWWADTTGSHVYNNGAGGSYDITWSGSGNLVGGKGYRTGAARTITYSASFNPTNNGNAYLTVYGWTRSPLIEYYILENIGEYNPCSGKTILGTVSSDGGVYDVCKNTRRNAPSIDGTATFEQFISVRRSKRSSGSVTTGNHFEKWEQLGLTLGTSFNYQIMAVEGYHSAGSASVTVS